The Deltaproteobacteria bacterium sequence GTCGTTTGATTGAGGTCTCCATAAATGACGAGGGCCAGTTTCATGTATATTAATCAATTTCCGCTTCAAATGCTTTAGTAAACCGTGCCCAGGCGAATCCGTCTTCCCAAATTCGGACAGTCATCGAGCTGAGGCCTGTCTTGTCGATCTGAGCATCCATTCGCTCCCACAGGATTCGCGAGAAATGTTCGATGCTTGGATTAAGGTCCTTGAACTCATCGAACTCGTTCAGCGTACCTTCTTTAAACCGTTCAACCTGGGCATCCATTGCCTTCTCTACATCTACAATGTCCAGTAGGTACCCATGCTTGTTGAGTTCAGGGCCTTCAAAGATGGCCTCGAAGCGGTACTCGTGGCTGTGGTGTGTGTTTTCACTGCCCCAGTCACCGCCAATCAAAAAGTGGTAGGCTTTAAAAGCTCGGTCGACGCGAAGTGCATACATGATTAGTCCTTTGGGTATACGAAAAAGGGGTGAATGCTTGGTCCGACTTCAGTGAACAGAGCAGGGTAACTTGTGGGCGCATCCTCAAAAGCCATAGGAGTGGCGGAAAGGGCTGCGTGAGGGAATTTGTGCAGCAGGCGCATGGCCTGCTCGAGTCGTCGTGGGTTGTTCCATCCACCCCGTAACTTCGGGGAAATGGAACTTACCTGGGTGCTTATGATCTGAATTCTTCCGCGGTGAAAATGGGTATTGAGACTAAGCTCAGCTTTTTGAGAACCATACCAGGATGCAATAATAACTCGACCATGTGCTTGCGTTGACTGAATTGCTTGGTCTAGCGCTGCGGGGTTACCTGAGATCTCAATGGTTGCATCCACGGGTGAAAGCTTCTCTGAACTTGTCGGAAGATTAAAGGCGTTAAGCCCCAGCGCTTGACTGATACTGCGGCGCGGATGACTTGGGTCGACAGTGCTGAGCGATGTAAGCGGAAATTGATTCAGGATCCATGCAGTCAATAGGCCAACAACGCCCTGTCCGAAAATGCGAATATTCTCGCCGAGCAGTGGTTGGGTGTCATGGACAATGCTGACCGCTGTTTCCATAGATGGAAGCAAGGTTGCCGCGCTGTCGCTAAGGTTATCGGGTAGGGCGATGCATGCGTCAGCAGCGGTTACGATATGCGCTTGGTGGGGAGCAAAGGTAAAGATTCGGTCGCCGGGTTTTAGGTTGGTAACGTTATCGCCGGCTTTCACAACGCGTCCCACCCAGCAATAACCATAGGCAAAGGGATACTGAAGCGAACCGTCTTTGAGCGCCGGTATGGATTCGTCGAGTGCGGTTCCAGGCTCAATGTTGCCATTAAAGACAAGTGCTTCTGTGCCAGGACTCACTCCACTGCAGGTTGCTCTTGCCAGAATATCACTCGGTCCAAGAGCGGGAAGTGAAACTGTGGTCACCTCAACTTGTTTGCGTTGAACGTGTTGAAGAACCTGCGTGCTTAACTCCATAGAAGCTTGCCTCCCACGATGAGGTCGTCGTCTAGGGCTACAGTTTTCCAGTCGTGAAGTTGAGGCGCTGCATGTCCGGCCGGAAGGCCCAGGAGCGAATGTAGGCCGCCAAGAAGCTTCATGGATATGGTTGCGATGAGGTAGTCGGCCAAGTGGTGCTGGAGAAAGCTTGTGAGTATGTGCGCGCCGCCCTCAACCATAAGACTTTTTACGCCGCGTTCCTGGAGCATGGAGTGCAGAGCTACCGGATCGACCCAACCGTTTGGTAGCGAATCAACGGTAAGAATGGTGACGCCTCGTTCTTTAAATGCTTTGACCTTCTTCTCACATGCTTTGTGTGTGGTTGCTATCCAGGGGTCAGGGTGACTGCTTAGAAACTTGGCGTCTAAAGGGCTTCGGAGCTTGCTATCCATGATGATGGGTCGGGGACTGTTTCCAGGAACGCGCCGAACATTTAACCTTGGATTGTCTGCCAAAACAGTTCCGACGCCGACGAGGATTCCGTCGTGGGCGGCACGGACTTCATGGGTAAAGGTAAGCGACTGCTCGCTGCTGATTCGGGTAGGGCTCCCCGGCGTTCTTGTTAAAGATCCGTCAAGGCTTTGGGCATAAGCCAGGGTCGTGCGAGGACGCGCCGTGGGCGATGCGATTGACGCCAGTTCTGCTAAGAAGATTTCGGTTCCGGAAGCCATAAGGAGTAGATGGTTATGGATTTTTCAGTCACCTTGCAAGGGCTCAGTGTGTTGGGGCGACTGTCGGTGCCGATTCTCTTAGTTTAACAAGGTTCCCGGTTGGTAAATCACGATCCTGCCCCAAGGCTATGTATGCGTCGATAAATAATCTCGTTTGAGCGCCCACTTTGGTGAAATGGTATTTTAAATAGGTTTCCAATGGCAGTGGTAGAACCCGTTCACCAAGCCAAAGGATTGTTTTAAAGAGGCTTGGGACCAGCGCGTGACGCCAAATGGGTGTTTTTTGTGACGACTGTTCTGCAGCAATCTTCAAAGTCTCTTGGATGGCACGTAGGCTGTCTTTGAGTGCTTGGGTGTTGGTGAATTGCTTAAAAGACCAAGATTCTCGCTCGAGTCCGAGCAAGAGGGGCATGAGTATCGCAGTGCCTGAACTGCCCATAGCGCTAACATCCCGATGCTTGGCCGCCGGCTGACCACCTGTTTTGAGTAGTTTGACGATTAAATTAACGATGGCTGGCGGACCACTGAAGTATGCTGGTGTAGCCGGCGGGAACCAGTATGCCATGCCTGGGCTATGGCAGGCCTCGTTGGGCAAAGGGGCTTGGTAGCTGATCAGCGTAATCATGCCACAGACGAGTCGGCTCTCAGGCAGATGCTTTAAGAGAATAGCCCGTTCTTCAAAGCCTGGAATGAGGCTTACAATGACCGCGTCCCCTGATGCCTTGAGCATGGGTTCAACCCAGTCATCTCTTAGCGCGGTCGCTGGAACACACAGCCAGATTTGGTCAAACTCACAGGCCGCTACTTCCTCGATGGTCGTTAAGAGCTTGAAGTCCCTGAATTGTTGTGGCTCTTGCGTTATTTTTTGGTGGTTAAGCGGGTAGACAGGCATGCCCAATTCCAGCTCAGTTTTATACTTTTCGCGTACGTAAAAACTTACGCTGGCTCCGCCCAAGTTGAGGTGGCGGCCGTATACCTGCCCGACAGCACCTGCGCCGACCAGTAATATTCGTGGGGATGGGTTGGTCATGATTTCCTTCTTGTAGTCTTTGAACTTACCCAAACTGGTTCAATTTCAGTATTTGTCCAGCATATGTAAGGTTATTTTTGGACTTATCTGCAATTTGGACCAGAGGCAGGGGCTTTGTGCTTGCCCACGAGCAGAACGCCTTATATTGGTCACTCTCTTTAGACCAGTTTCATGGGGTGATGATATGCTACGGTTAACCACTTTGATATTTTTAATGTTTTTGGCAGCTTGTGCCGAAAATGGTACCGGCACAGGCTCGGATACTACCGACCCAACCGATCCAACGACCGTAGAACCGGACCCAGCAGATACTGAAAGTGACGCGTCCGATGCATCCGATTCCAGTGAGCCAGAGATCGAGCCAGGGTGCGACGTAGATGGTGACTTGTTCGTGTCTGAGGCATGTGGCGGTGATGACTGTGACGACACGGACGCAAGTGTTCGACCCGACCAGTTTGAGTCCTGCGATTTTGTAGACAACAACTGTGATGACGACATCAATGAGGGGCTAAACTGCACGGTTTATGCCCATAACGCGACCGAATTGTTCTCTGTAGACCCTTTCAAAGGGACGCTTAGCTATGTCGGCGCGGTTCCGGGTGTTGTGGATTTTGATACAGACACGGATGGAAACCTTTACGGTATCTCCGCGAGCGTGCTCTATCGTCTGAACGAACCAACTGGCGAGTGGATTGAAGTGGGCGCACTCGGTGAAACCGATGGACAGGCTAACGGTTTTGCTATCGATGCGCAGGGGAATGCTTATGCTACCAGTGGGGCCTATCTCTACAGCGTTGACTTGGATACCGGTGAAACCCAGACGGTGGGCATGGTTGGCGAGGATATTTGGTCCAGTGGTGATTGTGTCGTGAACAAGTCGAACACGCTCTTTATGACTTCGTCTGACAGTGCGACGCCTGGTGATGATTTGGTTCTCGTGGACGCTGCAACTGGAGTAGGTACCATCGTTGGTAATCTTGAAGTGGGTCAAATCTACGGACTGACGGCGGCGTGGGGCTATATGTTTGGGTTTACGGCCGATGGCCGCGTTGTGCAAATCAACGAATCTGAAGCCACGGCAACACAGCTTCATCATTTTACGGATCGGGTATTTTACGGGGCAGCGAGCAGTCCTAGCCGATAAGTAGACAGCTTAAGAAAATACATTCCCGTAGGTTTTGTCAGTATGTCGACAAAGATGTAGAAATGTCGTCGTACTAGGTTGCCTTATCTAAAACCAAGTATTAAACGATTTCGGGAGCTTAACGGTCATTACGTTCATTGAGGCGAAATGGCACGATTATCGCTTAGCTATAGAAGTACACCCTGGTGGTAAGCGAGGTATAGAATGTTAGAAACTTGGAAAACCGTAAAGTTATTGTCAGCAACATCAGCTTTGGTCTGTTTTGAGACCTTGGTGGGATATTTGGGCAGCATGCCGAGCGGTGCGAAACCTGCTCGTCGCTCAGGCTACCTTGGTAGCAGTAATCGCTAACGTGCCCTAGGCTCGTTTTCGCATCTGTTTATGGGCATGATTCTCAAGGCGACCGCTTCAAGCGAAGTCTCTCGCTAGCTTTTTTAGTCGCTTGTAAGATTTATCGAGACCGTTAAGTGGGAACTTTTGGGCGTGGGCCAATGTGGCCAAGGACCAGCCAACGGCGTGATCCCTGACCTCAATAGCGTTTCTTAGAGGATATCCAGCGTGCTGCTAAAGCGCGTAAGGTTCGCAAATGCCTGATATCTAGAATTGATATCTTCTTGAGTGAGAGTCTTGAGACGCTCAAGGCTGAAATCCTGCACATTGTATGAGGCCATAACTGATCCAAGGATAACACCTTGGCGAAGACTTTCGAGGTCCCAGCTTCCTTTACGAGCAATGTATCCCATAAGGCCACCGGCGAATGAATCACCAGCACCTGTTGGGTCTTTGATCACATCGAGAGGCATCGCTGGAGCTGAGAACATACCTTCTTCAGTGACTGCGAGTGCACCGTGTTCGCCGCGCTTGATGATCAGGATGTCTGGACCCATCGCTCGGATGGCTTTGGCTGCGTGGACCAAGTTGTGTTCTCCACTGAGCATTCTAGCTTCGCCATCGTTGATTGAAAGCAGGTTCACTTTCTTCAGTGTCTTCTTGAGGTCTTCCAAAGCTCCGCTGATCCAGAAGTTCATTGTATCGCAGGCTACCAAT is a genomic window containing:
- a CDS encoding 6-carboxytetrahydropterin synthase, whose translation is MYALRVDRAFKAYHFLIGGDWGSENTHHSHEYRFEAIFEGPELNKHGYLLDIVDVEKAMDAQVERFKEGTLNEFDEFKDLNPSIEHFSRILWERMDAQIDKTGLSSMTVRIWEDGFAWARFTKAFEAEID
- a CDS encoding zinc-binding alcohol dehydrogenase; translation: MELSTQVLQHVQRKQVEVTTVSLPALGPSDILARATCSGVSPGTEALVFNGNIEPGTALDESIPALKDGSLQYPFAYGYCWVGRVVKAGDNVTNLKPGDRIFTFAPHQAHIVTAADACIALPDNLSDSAATLLPSMETAVSIVHDTQPLLGENIRIFGQGVVGLLTAWILNQFPLTSLSTVDPSHPRRSISQALGLNAFNLPTSSEKLSPVDATIEISGNPAALDQAIQSTQAHGRVIIASWYGSQKAELSLNTHFHRGRIQIISTQVSSISPKLRGGWNNPRRLEQAMRLLHKFPHAALSATPMAFEDAPTSYPALFTEVGPSIHPFFVYPKD
- a CDS encoding ketopantoate reductase, with the translated sequence MTNPSPRILLVGAGAVGQVYGRHLNLGGASVSFYVREKYKTELELGMPVYPLNHQKITQEPQQFRDFKLLTTIEEVAACEFDQIWLCVPATALRDDWVEPMLKASGDAVIVSLIPGFEERAILLKHLPESRLVCGMITLISYQAPLPNEACHSPGMAYWFPPATPAYFSGPPAIVNLIVKLLKTGGQPAAKHRDVSAMGSSGTAILMPLLLGLERESWSFKQFTNTQALKDSLRAIQETLKIAAEQSSQKTPIWRHALVPSLFKTILWLGERVLPLPLETYLKYHFTKVGAQTRLFIDAYIALGQDRDLPTGNLVKLRESAPTVAPTH
- a CDS encoding sugar kinase, whose amino-acid sequence is MSLLAVGTVAFDCVETPFGKHDDIIGGSVSYLGTSASYFTDVRMMSVIGEDFPEDTLEFFRSRKINTDGVKRLPGKTFRWRGKYTDNLNEAETLDTQLNVLTEFDPRVPEEFKNSDYLVLGNISPDLQLNVLNQVPNAKLVACDTMNFWISGALEDLKKTLKKVNLLSINDGEARMLSGEHNLVHAAKAIRAMGPDILIIKRGEHGALAVTEEGMFSAPAMPLDVIKDPTGAGDSFAGGLMGYIARKGSWDLESLRQGVILGSVMASYNVQDFSLERLKTLTQEDINSRYQAFANLTRFSSTLDIL